Proteins encoded together in one Lathyrus oleraceus cultivar Zhongwan6 chromosome 5, CAAS_Psat_ZW6_1.0, whole genome shotgun sequence window:
- the LOC127086675 gene encoding protein CLAVATA 3-like, whose protein sequence is MVSKFIPTSLFLLVLFFLLLMRETSGCSSSYACFDANGGSLKLSHNRKMLSSLEVKKAMLKVSVEASSARMKKSEKEVTEELRKVPTGPDPLHHNSIGNPIKPQTP, encoded by the exons ATGGTTTCAAAATTTATTCCTACTTCTTTGTTTTTACTTGTTCTTTTCTTCTTGCTTCTTATGAGGGAGACTTCTG GTTGTAGTTCTTCATATGCATGCTTTGATGCTAATGGAGGAAGTTTAAAACTTAGTCATAACAGGAAG ATGCTGTCTAGTTTGGAAGTTAAGAAAGCTATGTTGAAGGTTAGTGTTGAAGCATCTTCAGCAAGGATGAAGAAAAGTGAGAAGGAAGTGACTGAAGAGTTGAGGAAGGTTCCTACAGGCCCAGATCCACTTCATCATAATAGCATTGGCAATCCTATTAAGCCTCAAACTCCTTAA